In Nitrospirota bacterium, one DNA window encodes the following:
- a CDS encoding DUF4440 domain-containing protein, which translates to MLKTKIEEVTRANQEFYEAFESLDVARMDRIWAQQEYVTCIHPGWTLRVGWPAVRDSWVLIFNNTFAMTFELTEIQIQVAGDMAWVICTEQITSRQGEQSQGSRVLATNLYEKAGDRWHIIHHHGSPVME; encoded by the coding sequence CTGTTGAAAACCAAGATCGAGGAAGTCACCCGCGCGAACCAGGAATTTTATGAAGCGTTTGAAAGCCTGGACGTGGCGCGGATGGACCGGATTTGGGCCCAGCAGGAGTATGTCACCTGCATCCATCCCGGCTGGACCTTGCGGGTCGGCTGGCCAGCGGTGCGGGATTCCTGGGTGCTGATTTTCAACAACACCTTCGCCATGACGTTCGAGTTGACCGAGATCCAGATTCAGGTGGCGGGAGACATGGCCTGGGTGATCTGCACCGAGCAGATCACGAGCCGGCAGGGAGAGCAGTCGCAGGGCAGCCGGGTGCTCGCGACCAATCTATACGAAAAGGCGGGGGACCGGTGGCACATCATCCACCACCACGGATCTCCCGTGATGGAATGA
- the mscL gene encoding large conductance mechanosensitive channel protein MscL produces the protein MLREFKEFAMRGNVLDMAIGVIVGGAFGKIVSSMVSDILMPPIGLLMGKVDFSSLFINLSGQPQPSLAAAKAAGTPTINYGVFLQTVLDFVIVAFVIFLLVRQVNRLKAQPAPPAPTTKDCLYCLSAIPVKALRCAHCTAEQK, from the coding sequence ATGCTCAGGGAGTTCAAAGAATTCGCCATGCGCGGCAATGTCCTCGATATGGCGATCGGCGTCATCGTCGGCGGGGCGTTCGGCAAGATCGTGTCGTCCATGGTGAGCGATATCCTGATGCCGCCCATCGGCCTGCTGATGGGTAAGGTGGACTTCTCGAGCCTGTTCATCAACCTCTCGGGTCAGCCGCAGCCATCCCTGGCCGCAGCCAAGGCAGCCGGGACGCCCACGATCAACTACGGGGTGTTTTTGCAAACGGTCCTGGACTTCGTCATCGTGGCCTTCGTGATCTTTCTCCTCGTCCGGCAGGTGAACCGGTTGAAAGCGCAACCGGCGCCGCCCGCGCCGACGACCAAGGACTGCCTCTATTGCCTGAGCGCCATTCCCGTCAAGGCCCTGCGGTGCGCCCATTGCACGGCCGAGCAGAAGTGA
- a CDS encoding sigma-54-dependent Fis family transcriptional regulator, with protein MELRDSGRSGERGVRDGMHVLLVDDDEDVRRVFEKLLGARGHDVTACGDAESAWNAYRRDRHPLVLLDWQLPGMDGLELCRRIRAMPEGAHSVIVMVTARDQPDDVHAVLQAGANDYVAKPVPPALLKVRLTIAEELVRERAQRRLAEAGRPNEAGPAAPRTVRFDGEASFEDLVGASPAINQVYQKIRDVAKADVTVLIEGETGTGKELVARAVHACSRRSGHPFIAVNCAGLTESLLGSQLFGHRRGAFTGASESHQGFFEAASGGTIFLDEIGDVPGPVQTALLRVLQEKEVTRIGETSPRKVDVRVLAATHHNLSQDVVAGRFRADLLYRLRVARIQLPPLRERREDIPLLVASFLVPCRGATGQSVRDVSNQAMHRLTEYPWPGNVRELKSAIESAAVSCRGAVLETADLPTEIAHAAGLSSPSGAYPGDERERIVAALAEANGNRTVAARLLGVSRATFYRRLADFDIPPNL; from the coding sequence ATGGAGCTTCGTGACTCCGGCCGGTCCGGCGAACGTGGCGTGAGGGACGGTATGCACGTATTGCTGGTTGATGACGACGAAGATGTGCGCCGGGTATTCGAGAAACTGCTCGGTGCGCGCGGGCATGACGTCACGGCCTGTGGTGACGCCGAGTCTGCGTGGAACGCCTACCGACGCGACAGGCACCCGCTGGTGTTGCTGGACTGGCAGTTGCCCGGGATGGACGGGCTGGAGCTCTGTCGGCGGATCCGGGCCATGCCCGAGGGGGCGCACAGCGTGATCGTCATGGTTACGGCGCGGGATCAACCGGACGATGTGCACGCCGTCTTGCAGGCCGGGGCCAACGATTACGTGGCGAAGCCGGTGCCTCCGGCGTTGCTGAAAGTCCGCTTGACCATCGCCGAGGAACTGGTCCGGGAGCGGGCGCAACGACGGCTGGCGGAGGCCGGGAGGCCGAACGAGGCGGGGCCGGCGGCCCCGCGGACGGTCCGGTTCGACGGCGAGGCCTCCTTCGAAGATCTGGTCGGGGCGAGCCCGGCGATCAACCAGGTCTATCAGAAGATCCGCGATGTCGCGAAGGCGGACGTGACCGTGCTGATCGAAGGAGAGACCGGGACCGGGAAAGAGCTGGTGGCGCGCGCCGTTCACGCGTGCAGCCGGCGGTCCGGCCACCCCTTCATCGCGGTGAATTGTGCGGGGCTGACCGAGTCGTTGTTGGGCAGCCAGCTCTTCGGTCACAGAAGAGGGGCGTTTACCGGGGCCTCCGAGTCCCACCAGGGGTTTTTCGAGGCGGCGTCGGGAGGGACGATCTTTCTGGACGAGATCGGCGACGTTCCCGGTCCGGTACAGACGGCCTTACTGCGGGTGCTGCAGGAAAAAGAGGTGACCCGGATCGGGGAGACCAGTCCCCGCAAGGTCGACGTGCGCGTCCTGGCGGCGACCCATCACAACTTGAGTCAGGACGTCGTGGCCGGGCGGTTCCGCGCGGACCTCCTGTATCGCCTGCGTGTCGCGCGGATTCAGCTCCCCCCGTTGCGCGAGCGGCGGGAAGACATTCCGCTTCTGGTGGCGTCGTTTCTTGTGCCTTGCCGCGGGGCGACCGGTCAATCGGTGCGGGATGTGAGCAATCAGGCCATGCACCGCCTCACGGAGTATCCCTGGCCCGGCAACGTGCGGGAGTTGAAAAGCGCGATCGAAAGCGCGGCGGTGTCTTGCCGGGGGGCCGTCCTCGAGACGGCCGATCTGCCGACGGAGATCGCCCACGCCGCCGGCCTGTCTTCCCCCTCGGGCGCCTATCCCGGGGACGAACGGGAACGGATCGTCGCCGCGCTGGCCGAAGCCAATGGGAATCGGACGGTGGCGGCCCGCCTCCTGGGCGTCAGCCGGGCCACGTTTTACCGCCGCCTGGCCGACTTCGACATTCCTCCGAACCTGTAA
- a CDS encoding Hpt domain-containing protein, translating into MTPEPDETPRDKIIVQGDPDLQELIPGFLENRRKDVAILIAANDRGDFQAIQALGHRLKGDGGGYGFDGLSAIGYALEQAAQERNQETVRSRVAELSSYLSRVEVIYGAS; encoded by the coding sequence ATGACGCCGGAGCCGGATGAAACGCCGCGGGACAAAATCATCGTCCAGGGGGACCCGGACCTGCAGGAGCTGATTCCCGGCTTCCTGGAGAATCGGCGCAAAGACGTGGCCATACTCATCGCGGCCAACGACCGGGGCGATTTCCAGGCCATTCAAGCGTTGGGGCACCGGCTGAAAGGGGATGGCGGGGGGTACGGCTTCGATGGCCTCAGCGCCATCGGATATGCGCTGGAGCAGGCGGCGCAGGAGCGGAACCAAGAAACCGTTCGCAGCCGGGTTGCCGAGCTGTCTTCCTACCTGAGTCGCGTGGAAGTGATTTATGGAGCTTCGTGA
- a CDS encoding PAS domain S-box protein, producing MQQVPLPQDEAARLEDLARYEILDTPPEEDFDELTRLAATICGVPIAAIGLIDAARQWFKSRLGLDLSETARELAFCDHTILQRDLLVVPDAGQDERFRDHPFVTADPRIRFYAGVPLMTPHGHAIGTLCVIDRQPRQLTPEQSEALRLLSGQVVRKLEMRRLVAALQTSRAFAGNLIASSMDMIVAADKHRRIIEFNPAAEAAFGYRREEVLGQSVNILYADVGEGATVNAAVVGQERHMQEILNKRRSGELFPCLLSASVVRNPEGAVVGVMGVSRDITEQKRVEDRLRDSEQRYRSFVETATDVIFTISPQGVITSVNSAFDRYTGFPREEWIGKPYLALLHPEDAALSTQRFQQILAGQTVAPVEMRVCTKSGEYVTGEFTITPQMQDGRVVEVLGIARDVTERKQVEAALRDSERRFRDLFENTTDLIQLATPDGRVVYANPPWRRALGYDDADLARNSVMDVIHPDNRDQFRAVLDGLFRGVNVERFETAFITKSGGKVFVEGSATGRYDDQGGLMLTRGVFRDITERKRAEEALRGSEVRYRQLVDLATDIIYRTDPTGCFVFVNPTASRIMQYSEQELLGRRFVDLIRPDARAAAERFYGRQFLRKIPSTYFEFPAVRKDGTEVWIGQNVQILEERGQVVGFQAAARDITERKQAEAALHKAKEAAESANRAKSEFLASMSHEIRTPMNAIIGIADLLLETPLTREQSEYVKIFQRAGGNLLELINDILDLSKVEAGHLEMERVGFDLRELIEKTVEMVAIRAQEKGLTLTWQVSPRIPSVLEGDPSRLRQVLLNLMGNAIKFTDRGAIRLLVEPELDAQEPGRLTFSVADTGIGIDADKVGVIFERFTQADASTTRQYGGTGLGLAIAKRLVELMGGRIWVDSEVGRGSTFHFTAGFGVHTRPSHVASAAPVELKGLRILLMDDRDTDRMIMKESCSAWGASVTEAASGEAGLREFERARAAGLPYQLVLLERSIAGQDGFQVAERLKQIGDARVLMLSSDNRSGDIARARHVGLAGYLVKPIKRTDLMHAISAVLGQIKAAPEAPAGRSEDVPALRILLVEDSPDNRLLILSYVKTLPYVIDVAEHGQVAVDKFQQSRYDLVLMDVQMPVMDGHSATRAIRQWEQEQGRTPTPIVALTANALPEEIRKSLEAGCTAHLIKPIKKATLLTAISEQTRSVTR from the coding sequence ATGCAGCAGGTGCCTCTCCCGCAGGATGAAGCGGCCCGGCTCGAAGACCTGGCCCGCTATGAAATCCTCGATACGCCGCCCGAAGAGGACTTCGACGAGCTGACCAGGCTCGCGGCGACGATCTGCGGCGTCCCGATCGCCGCGATCGGACTGATCGATGCCGCCCGTCAGTGGTTCAAGTCGAGATTGGGGCTGGACCTGTCCGAAACCGCCCGCGAGCTGGCCTTTTGCGACCACACCATTCTTCAACGGGATCTGCTGGTCGTGCCCGATGCCGGCCAGGATGAGCGGTTCAGAGACCATCCCTTCGTGACCGCCGATCCCCGGATTCGGTTTTACGCCGGCGTTCCGCTCATGACGCCCCATGGACACGCCATCGGCACCCTCTGCGTGATCGACCGGCAGCCGCGGCAGCTTACCCCGGAGCAGTCGGAAGCGTTGCGGCTGCTGAGTGGCCAGGTTGTCAGGAAATTGGAGATGCGACGTCTGGTGGCGGCGCTGCAAACCTCCAGGGCCTTCGCCGGAAATCTGATCGCCAGTTCCATGGACATGATCGTGGCGGCGGACAAGCACCGGCGCATCATCGAATTCAATCCGGCCGCCGAAGCGGCGTTCGGGTATCGCCGGGAGGAGGTCCTGGGGCAATCGGTCAATATCCTGTATGCCGACGTCGGAGAAGGGGCGACGGTCAACGCGGCGGTGGTCGGACAAGAGCGGCACATGCAGGAAATTCTCAACAAGCGCAGGAGCGGAGAGCTGTTCCCCTGTCTCTTGTCGGCCTCGGTCGTGCGCAACCCCGAGGGCGCGGTGGTGGGTGTAATGGGCGTCTCGCGCGACATCACCGAGCAGAAGCGCGTGGAGGATCGGCTGCGCGATTCGGAACAACGCTACCGGAGTTTCGTGGAAACGGCCACCGACGTCATTTTTACGATTTCCCCGCAAGGCGTCATTACGTCCGTGAACTCGGCCTTCGACCGATACACCGGGTTTCCTCGCGAGGAATGGATCGGGAAGCCGTATCTGGCGCTCCTGCACCCCGAGGACGCAGCCCTGTCGACCCAGCGATTTCAGCAGATTCTGGCCGGCCAGACGGTGGCGCCCGTCGAGATGCGCGTCTGCACGAAATCGGGCGAGTATGTGACCGGCGAATTCACGATCACCCCGCAGATGCAGGACGGTCGTGTGGTGGAGGTGCTGGGGATCGCGCGCGACGTGACCGAACGGAAGCAGGTGGAGGCCGCCTTGCGCGACAGTGAACGGCGGTTCCGGGACCTGTTTGAAAATACCACGGACCTCATCCAGCTGGCGACGCCGGATGGACGGGTCGTCTATGCCAATCCGCCCTGGCGCCGCGCGTTGGGATATGACGACGCCGACCTGGCCCGCAACTCGGTCATGGATGTGATTCACCCGGACAACCGGGACCAATTCCGGGCCGTGCTGGATGGCCTGTTCCGGGGGGTGAACGTCGAGCGGTTCGAGACCGCGTTCATCACGAAATCCGGCGGGAAGGTATTTGTGGAGGGCAGTGCGACCGGCCGGTACGACGACCAGGGCGGGCTCATGCTGACGCGCGGCGTTTTCCGGGACATCACGGAACGAAAGCGGGCGGAAGAAGCCCTGCGCGGCAGCGAAGTGCGATACCGGCAACTGGTGGACCTCGCGACGGACATCATCTACCGGACCGATCCCACGGGGTGCTTTGTGTTTGTGAACCCGACGGCCTCCCGCATCATGCAGTATTCGGAGCAAGAGCTCCTCGGCCGGCGGTTCGTCGATTTGATCCGGCCGGATGCCCGCGCGGCCGCCGAGCGGTTCTACGGCCGGCAGTTCCTCCGCAAGATCCCCAGCACCTATTTTGAGTTTCCCGCCGTGCGAAAGGACGGGACCGAGGTCTGGATCGGACAGAACGTGCAAATTCTGGAAGAGAGGGGACAGGTGGTCGGCTTCCAGGCGGCGGCTCGTGATATCACCGAGCGCAAGCAGGCGGAGGCCGCATTGCACAAGGCCAAAGAGGCGGCCGAGTCAGCCAACCGGGCCAAGAGTGAGTTCCTGGCCAGTATGAGCCACGAGATTCGCACGCCGATGAACGCGATCATCGGCATCGCCGACCTGCTCCTGGAAACGCCGTTGACGCGAGAACAGTCGGAATATGTCAAAATTTTTCAGCGCGCGGGAGGCAATCTGCTGGAGTTGATCAACGACATCCTGGATTTGTCCAAAGTGGAGGCCGGGCATCTGGAGATGGAGCGGGTCGGCTTTGATCTCCGCGAATTGATCGAGAAAACCGTCGAGATGGTGGCGATCCGTGCGCAAGAAAAGGGATTGACGTTGACGTGGCAGGTCAGTCCCCGCATCCCGTCCGTGCTCGAAGGCGACCCGAGCCGTCTGCGGCAGGTGCTGCTCAACCTGATGGGGAACGCGATCAAATTTACGGACCGAGGCGCCATCAGATTGCTGGTCGAACCGGAATTGGATGCCCAGGAGCCGGGCCGTCTGACGTTCTCGGTTGCGGACACGGGGATCGGCATCGACGCAGACAAGGTGGGCGTGATTTTTGAGCGGTTCACCCAGGCGGATGCCTCGACCACCAGACAATATGGGGGCACAGGGCTGGGGTTGGCCATTGCCAAGCGGTTGGTGGAGCTGATGGGGGGGCGCATCTGGGTCGACAGCGAGGTTGGCCGGGGCAGCACGTTTCATTTTACGGCCGGCTTTGGCGTACACACCCGGCCGAGCCACGTTGCGTCTGCTGCACCGGTGGAATTGAAAGGGCTTCGCATCCTATTGATGGATGATCGGGACACCGATCGGATGATCATGAAGGAAAGTTGCTCCGCCTGGGGGGCATCGGTCACGGAAGCGGCCAGCGGGGAGGCCGGCCTGCGCGAGTTCGAACGGGCCAGGGCCGCGGGTTTGCCGTACCAACTGGTCCTGTTGGAGCGCAGCATCGCGGGCCAGGACGGGTTTCAGGTGGCGGAGCGCCTCAAACAGATCGGTGACGCCAGGGTGCTCATGCTCAGTTCGGACAATCGCAGCGGGGACATCGCCCGCGCTCGGCACGTCGGCCTCGCCGGCTATCTGGTTAAGCCGATCAAACGAACCGATCTGATGCACGCCATCTCCGCCGTATTGGGTCAGATCAAGGCTGCGCCGGAGGCGCCGGCGGGCCGCTCCGAAGACGTGCCGGCGTTGCGCATTCTGCTGGTCGAAGACTCGCCGGACAATCGCCTGCTCATTCTGTCGTATGTGAAGACGTTGCCCTATGTCATCGATGTCGCCGAGCATGGGCAAGTCGCCGTGGACAAGTTTCAGCAAAGCCGCTACGATCTGGTCTTGATGGATGTCCAGATGCCGGTGATGGACGGCCACAGCGCCACGAGGGCGATCAGGCAGTGGGAGCAGGAACAAGGCCGGACGCCCACGCCGATTGTCGCGCTGACGGCGAACGCGCTTCCGGAAGAGATCCGCAAGAGCCTGGAGGCGGGCTGCACGGCCCACCTCATCAAGCCCATCAAGAAAGCGACGCTGCTGACGGCGATCAGCGAACAGACGAGGAGCGTGACGAGATGA
- a CDS encoding diguanylate cyclase: MPNARGPSASEPSRILIVDDAEESRLLLRSILTGARYRDVQAVESARAAFKVLGMPRPALDQPLPDLILMDHIMSDIDGVEACRKIKAVEALRDIPIIMVTVATEERTLTKAFSAGVVDYIMKPIRKVEFLARVSAGLNLKRELDARKARERELVEVTRRLEVANKMLLSRSELDGLTVIPNRRRFDDVLEHEWKRAIRSGRSLSLVLIDVDDFKAYNDTYGHQAGDLCLKRIAGVLGRGIKRPGDLVARYGGEEFAVVLPGTDADGAIAVAETFREQIEACAMPHDQSRVKRVVTISAGVAATVPARGDKPAGLIEAADRALYQAKHGGRNRVKAATRG; encoded by the coding sequence ATGCCCAATGCGAGAGGGCCTAGCGCAAGCGAGCCGAGCCGCATTTTGATTGTCGACGATGCGGAGGAGAGCCGGCTCCTGCTCCGGTCGATTCTCACGGGCGCACGGTATCGCGATGTGCAGGCGGTCGAGTCCGCCCGTGCCGCGTTCAAGGTGCTGGGGATGCCCCGGCCGGCTCTCGACCAGCCATTGCCCGATCTGATTCTGATGGATCACATCATGTCGGACATCGACGGGGTGGAGGCGTGCCGGAAGATCAAGGCGGTCGAGGCGCTGCGGGATATCCCGATCATCATGGTGACGGTGGCAACTGAGGAGCGGACGCTGACGAAGGCTTTTTCCGCCGGAGTCGTGGACTACATCATGAAACCCATCCGGAAGGTCGAGTTCCTGGCCCGGGTGTCCGCCGGCCTGAACCTGAAGCGTGAGCTCGACGCCCGCAAGGCCCGTGAGCGGGAACTGGTGGAGGTCACCCGGCGACTGGAGGTCGCCAATAAGATGCTGTTGAGCCGGTCGGAGCTGGACGGTCTCACCGTCATTCCGAATCGCCGGCGTTTCGACGACGTATTGGAGCATGAATGGAAACGGGCCATACGATCAGGCCGGAGCCTGTCCCTGGTGCTGATCGACGTGGATGACTTCAAGGCCTACAACGACACGTACGGTCATCAAGCCGGCGACCTCTGTTTGAAGCGCATCGCCGGGGTCCTCGGCCGGGGCATCAAGCGTCCCGGCGATCTGGTCGCCCGGTATGGAGGGGAGGAGTTCGCCGTCGTGCTCCCGGGGACGGATGCCGATGGGGCGATCGCGGTGGCGGAAACGTTCCGTGAACAGATCGAAGCCTGCGCCATGCCGCATGACCAGTCCCGAGTCAAACGGGTCGTGACGATCAGCGCCGGCGTGGCGGCGACCGTGCCGGCTCGGGGAGACAAGCCCGCGGGATTGATCGAGGCGGCCGACCGGGCCCTCTATCAGGCCAAGCACGGGGGGCGTAATCGGGTGAAAGCCGCTACGCGGGGCTGA
- a CDS encoding diguanylate cyclase, with product MGRPRRRIRGGAPGTIGGSPERGTRQRMNDSSKTPGTRILIVDDSDMDRLILRTFLERAGYREVQAVGSAREALHHLGMPQPDTERAQPDVILMDQSLGDMDGIEACRRIKAVTLLAGIPIVMVTANTDGQVLKEAFEAGVADYVTKPVREVEFLARIRLIESVKREQDMRKAHERELQDLARRLEASNLMLLRVASLDSLTAIPNRRRFEDALEQEWRRAMRDETPTSVILVDLDDFAAYNDTYGATAGDHCLKRVAGLLNRQVRRSGDLVARWEGDAFAVLLPATHAEGAQYVAETFRAEVEAMESPVSQPGGPARVTASFGVATAVPKRGTEPEPLIRAAQQALTQAQGEGANRVKAGMSALNSH from the coding sequence ATGGGCCGGCCGAGGCGCAGGATCAGAGGCGGTGCTCCCGGGACGATCGGGGGATCGCCAGAAAGAGGGACAAGGCAGCGCATGAACGACTCGTCGAAGACCCCCGGCACCCGGATCCTCATCGTCGATGATTCGGACATGGACCGCCTCATCTTGCGCACGTTTCTCGAGAGGGCTGGGTATCGCGAGGTGCAAGCCGTGGGGTCTGCCCGCGAGGCCTTGCATCACTTGGGCATGCCTCAGCCGGACACGGAACGGGCCCAGCCCGATGTCATTCTGATGGATCAGAGCCTGGGTGATATGGACGGCATTGAGGCGTGCCGGCGGATCAAGGCGGTGACGCTGCTAGCCGGAATCCCCATCGTCATGGTGACGGCCAATACGGATGGGCAGGTGCTCAAGGAGGCGTTCGAGGCCGGTGTGGCCGACTATGTCACCAAGCCCGTCAGGGAGGTGGAGTTTTTGGCGCGGATCCGCCTCATCGAGAGCGTGAAGCGGGAGCAGGATATGCGCAAGGCGCATGAGCGGGAACTGCAGGACCTGGCGCGGCGTCTCGAAGCGAGCAACCTGATGTTGCTCCGCGTGGCCTCACTGGACAGCCTGACGGCCATCCCGAACCGGCGGCGCTTCGAGGATGCGCTGGAACAGGAGTGGCGGCGGGCGATGCGGGATGAAACCCCGACCTCCGTGATCTTGGTTGACCTGGATGACTTCGCGGCTTACAACGACACCTATGGTGCGACGGCCGGCGATCATTGTTTAAAACGGGTGGCCGGGCTGCTCAACCGGCAAGTCCGGCGTTCGGGCGATCTCGTCGCCCGCTGGGAAGGAGACGCGTTTGCGGTCCTCCTCCCGGCGACCCATGCCGAAGGGGCGCAGTATGTGGCAGAAACCTTCCGTGCGGAGGTGGAGGCCATGGAGTCGCCCGTGTCCCAGCCTGGAGGTCCGGCTCGGGTCACCGCCAGTTTTGGCGTGGCCACGGCCGTGCCGAAACGCGGGACCGAGCCGGAGCCGCTTATCCGGGCGGCGCAGCAGGCGTTGACGCAGGCGCAAGGCGAGGGGGCGAATCGGGTCAAGGCCGGCATGTCGGCGCTTAACAGTCACTGA
- a CDS encoding response regulator yields MRILIIDDSVDQRQLLETFLKAGGYADVVTAESLPDAFTYASVNDPDSPGPKIDLILMDIEMPELNGIDACQQIKEIPHLKDIPILMVTVATATSTLVRAFAAGAVDYITKPVNKFELLARVRSALALKQEMDRRKARERELTQRTEELEASLQEVKTLRGCFPMCVSCKKIRDDRGYWNQIEVYVEAHSEAEFSLGRCPECVIAMAGKAGAGGPRPKREAGWPVRLQGRLHKGSKQLLLLLGVAIAGVLLLFLFREFWSIIADHRP; encoded by the coding sequence ATGCGCATTCTGATTATTGACGATTCGGTCGACCAGCGGCAGCTCTTGGAGACATTTCTCAAGGCGGGCGGATATGCGGATGTGGTCACGGCCGAATCGCTGCCCGATGCGTTCACGTATGCGTCGGTCAATGACCCGGATAGCCCGGGCCCGAAGATCGACCTGATCCTCATGGATATCGAGATGCCGGAGCTCAACGGGATCGACGCCTGCCAGCAGATCAAGGAAATACCCCATCTGAAGGACATCCCGATCCTGATGGTGACGGTGGCGACGGCGACCTCGACCTTGGTCAGGGCCTTCGCCGCCGGCGCGGTCGACTATATCACCAAGCCGGTGAACAAGTTCGAGCTGCTGGCACGGGTCCGCTCGGCCCTGGCGTTGAAACAGGAAATGGACCGACGGAAAGCGCGGGAGCGGGAACTCACGCAACGGACGGAGGAACTGGAGGCGTCGCTGCAGGAGGTGAAGACGCTGCGCGGGTGCTTTCCGATGTGCGTGTCCTGCAAGAAGATTCGGGATGACCGGGGATATTGGAATCAGATCGAAGTCTATGTGGAAGCCCACTCGGAAGCCGAGTTCAGTCTTGGCCGCTGTCCCGAGTGTGTGATAGCGATGGCCGGCAAGGCCGGCGCGGGAGGGCCCCGCCCCAAGCGAGAAGCCGGCTGGCCGGTTCGGCTGCAAGGCCGGCTCCATAAGGGGAGCAAGCAACTGTTGCTGCTCCTGGGCGTGGCCATCGCGGGAGTACTGCTTCTGTTCCTGTTTCGCGAGTTTTGGAGCATTATTGCCGACCATCGGCCTTAG
- a CDS encoding mechanosensitive ion channel: protein MAITDHILDLLVTYGFQVLGALAILGLGLVLARWVGNALQRVLQQQDMEPPVRMLLVRLARGLVLLFVLLTALEKLGVQIGPFLAGIGVVGLGVGIAMQGVLSDMIAGLTIIFTKPYRVGEYIELIGVEGQVAAISIFSTTLAHADRSRVVIPNRKVIGEVLHNFGDVRQLKLTVGVAYGADVNKALTVVRGLVLANPRVLKEPVPLVGIAVLADSAITVSIQPWVKVADYLPAQAELYRTIVEEFRAQRIDIPFPQQEVRLLGPS from the coding sequence ATGGCGATCACGGATCACATCCTCGATCTCCTCGTCACGTACGGGTTCCAGGTGCTGGGGGCCTTGGCGATTCTGGGCCTTGGGCTTGTGCTGGCCCGATGGGTCGGCAATGCCCTCCAGCGAGTGCTCCAACAACAGGACATGGAGCCGCCGGTCCGGATGTTGCTCGTCCGGCTGGCCAGGGGACTCGTCCTCTTGTTCGTCCTCCTGACCGCTCTGGAGAAGCTCGGCGTCCAGATCGGCCCGTTCCTGGCCGGCATTGGCGTGGTGGGGCTGGGGGTCGGCATCGCCATGCAAGGAGTGCTCAGCGACATGATCGCCGGGCTGACGATCATTTTTACCAAGCCCTACCGGGTGGGCGAATATATCGAACTGATCGGCGTAGAGGGGCAGGTCGCCGCGATCAGCATCTTTTCGACGACGCTGGCGCATGCGGACCGGTCCCGCGTCGTGATTCCCAACCGCAAGGTCATCGGGGAGGTGCTGCATAATTTCGGCGACGTGCGGCAGCTGAAGCTGACGGTGGGGGTGGCCTATGGAGCGGATGTGAACAAGGCGCTGACGGTCGTGCGAGGGCTCGTACTCGCCAATCCCCGCGTGTTGAAGGAGCCGGTACCGCTGGTGGGGATTGCGGTGCTGGCCGATTCCGCCATCACCGTCTCGATCCAGCCCTGGGTCAAAGTGGCGGACTATCTGCCGGCCCAGGCGGAACTGTACCGCACGATCGTCGAAGAATTTCGCGCCCAACGGATCGACATTCCGTTCCCGCAACAGGAAGTGCGGCTGCTCGGCCCCTCCTAA